One Diadema setosum chromosome 8, eeDiaSeto1, whole genome shotgun sequence genomic window carries:
- the LOC140231575 gene encoding putative methyltransferase DDB_G0268948 isoform X2 produces the protein MANIRLFEKVSHVDSYVKFRPTYPAELYHRILSFLNKKKPPPHGTAVDVGCGSGQSTHGIAPSFQRVIGFDISKAQIEAASKANTTSNVEFKVSPADSLPVEAGSVDLVTCAQAVHWLDFKSFCEESRRILRPRGCLAVYGYGVPWLDHQKPAIKKLLAKDFDELYFDALGSYWNERRRHIENKYADFSLPFEESERVLTALGDPEASPNDTMLQIVSPIFLLLGRKPGDTA, from the exons ATGGCAAACATCAGGTTGTTCGAGAAAGTTTCTCACGTGGACTCCTATGTGAAATTCAGACCCACATATCCCGCAGAACTGTATCACAGGATTTTGTCTTTCCTGAATAAAAAG AAACCTCCTCCACATGGTACGGCAGTGGATGTGGGCTGTGGTTCAGGACAGAGTACTCATGGGATAGCACCGTCCTTCCAGCGAGTGATAGGCTTTGATATCAGCAAGGCACAAATTGAGGCTGCTTCCAAGGCAAACACAACATCAAATGTTGAATTCAA GGTGTCTCCAGCAGACAGCTTGCCAGTGGAGGCAGGCTCTGTGGACCTGGTGACCTGTGCCCAGGCAGTCCACTGGCTGGACTTCAAGTCCTTCTGTGAGGAGTCGAGGCGGATTCTAAGGCCCCGTGGCTGCTTGGCCGTCTACGGTTATGGCGTACCCTGGCTGGACCACCAGAAGCCAGCCATTAAGAAATTGCTTGCAAAAGACTTTGATGAG CTCTACTTTGATGCTCTTGGTTCATACTGGAATGAAAGGAGAAGACATATAGAGAATAAGTACGCTGATTTTTCTCTGCCGTTTGAAGAATCTGAAAG GGTTCTTACAGCTCTTGGAGACCCCGAAGCATCACCAAATGATACCATGCTACAAATTGTATCTCCCATCTTTCTGCTGCTTGGAAGAAAGCCTGGCGACACAGCATGA
- the LOC140231575 gene encoding putative methyltransferase DDB_G0268948 isoform X1: MANIRLFEKVSHVDSYVKFRPTYPAELYHRILSFLNKKKPPPHGTAVDVGCGSGQSTHGIAPSFQRVIGFDISKAQIEAASKANTTSNVEFKVSPADSLPVEAGSVDLVTCAQAVHWLDFKSFCEESRRILRPRGCLAVYGYGVPWLDHQKPAIKKLLAKDFDELYFDALGSYWNERRRHIENKYADFSLPFEESERDDSLEIRVEWSLAHFIGYLRSWSAYQLCLEKDPTKETLLPEYQKKVLTALGDPEASPNDTMLQIVSPIFLLLGRKPGDTA; the protein is encoded by the exons ATGGCAAACATCAGGTTGTTCGAGAAAGTTTCTCACGTGGACTCCTATGTGAAATTCAGACCCACATATCCCGCAGAACTGTATCACAGGATTTTGTCTTTCCTGAATAAAAAG AAACCTCCTCCACATGGTACGGCAGTGGATGTGGGCTGTGGTTCAGGACAGAGTACTCATGGGATAGCACCGTCCTTCCAGCGAGTGATAGGCTTTGATATCAGCAAGGCACAAATTGAGGCTGCTTCCAAGGCAAACACAACATCAAATGTTGAATTCAA GGTGTCTCCAGCAGACAGCTTGCCAGTGGAGGCAGGCTCTGTGGACCTGGTGACCTGTGCCCAGGCAGTCCACTGGCTGGACTTCAAGTCCTTCTGTGAGGAGTCGAGGCGGATTCTAAGGCCCCGTGGCTGCTTGGCCGTCTACGGTTATGGCGTACCCTGGCTGGACCACCAGAAGCCAGCCATTAAGAAATTGCTTGCAAAAGACTTTGATGAG CTCTACTTTGATGCTCTTGGTTCATACTGGAATGAAAGGAGAAGACATATAGAGAATAAGTACGCTGATTTTTCTCTGCCGTTTGAAGAATCTGAAAG GGATGATTCACTGGAGATCAGAGTGGAGTGGAGTCTAGCCCATTTCATTGGCTACCTGAGGAGTTGGTCTGCATACCAGCTGTGTTTGGAGAAGGATCCAACAAAGGAAACCTTGCTACCGGAGTATCAGAAAAA GGTTCTTACAGCTCTTGGAGACCCCGAAGCATCACCAAATGATACCATGCTACAAATTGTATCTCCCATCTTTCTGCTGCTTGGAAGAAAGCCTGGCGACACAGCATGA
- the LOC140232114 gene encoding putative methyltransferase DDB_G0268948 — protein sequence MSKVKSVKSKTSIIMIRLFDGASHVDEYVKYRHEWPAEVFQRIVSFLSEKRSPPHQLAVDVACGSGQSTYGLAPWFERVIGFDISEAQIDAATKANSVKHVEFKVSVAEKLPLEDRSVDLVTCAQGVHWLEFDAFFAEVRRVLKTGGCLAVYGHARGYPDHADPGVKEKLTSAFRKLYLDELLPFVHERLLILYDSYKDLSLPFEDSLREDQTEHRVRMTLTHVLGLVRSWSSYQRAMDRDPSHKRILEDLKTRVLAAYGTPDASPDEVELDIVYPFILLMGRKLDAK from the exons ATGtcaaaagtgaagagtgtgaag TCCAAAACTTCGATCATTATGATCAGGTTGTTTGATGGAGCATCTCACGTGGATGAATATGTCAAATACAGACACGAATGGCCTGCCGAAGTTTTTCAGAGAATTGTTTCGTTTCTTTCAGAAAAG AGATCCCCTCCCCACCAGCTGGCCGTCGATGTCGCCTGCGGGTCTGGACAGAGTACATACGGCTTGGCCCCGTGGTTCGAACGGGTAATCGGCTTTGATATCAGTGAGGCGCAAATTGATGCAGCGACCAAAGCAAACTCTGTGAAGCACGTGGAGTTTAA AGTGTCGGTGGCAGAAAAGCTTCCATTAGAAGACCGCTCCGTCGATCTAGTGACGTGCGCCCAAGGAGTCCACTGGCTTGAATTCGACGCTTTCTTCGCCGAAGTTCGGCGGGTGTTGAAGACGGGCGGTTGCCTGGCCGTGTACGGTCACGCAAGAGGGTATCCGGATCACGCGGATCCAGGCGTCAAAGAGAAGCTAACGAGTGCGTTTAGGAAG CTTTATCTCGATGAACTTCTTCCATTCGTGCATGAGCGTCTTCTCATCCTGTATGACAGCTATAAGGACCTTTCCTTACCATTTGAGGATTCACTAAG GGAGGACCAAACAGAACATCGCGTTAGAATGACTTTAACCCACGTCCTGGGCCTAGTGAGGAGTTGGTCATCTTACCAACGGGCGATGGACAGAGATCCCTCGCACAAGAGAATATTAGAGGACTTGAAAACAAG AGTACTTGCTGCCTATGGAACACCTGACGCTTCACCGGACGAAGTCGAGCTCGATATCGTCTACCCTTTCATCCTTCTTATGGGGCGGAAGCTTGACGCGAAATGA